One part of the Algibacter sp. L1A34 genome encodes these proteins:
- a CDS encoding NRDE family protein produces MCTVTIFPTTDNGFVLTSNRDEAPNRISLEPNLYNIENTNLLFPKDKLAGGTWIGVSEKNRLICVLNGGFKNHQKQDKYRLSRGVIAKDFLITDNIEACIENYNLEDIEPFTIVISDWNSQLKFYELVWDGSNKHFTKLPLEPKIWSSSTLYNADMKTERLQWFENYKQENKLTAKSILKFHKTAGADNDNFGVIMNRGSIKTTSITQVEKINNSVNMRYESLHNQSISNKTLKTPQIVNG; encoded by the coding sequence ATGTGTACAGTAACTATTTTCCCAACAACCGATAACGGTTTTGTTTTAACCTCGAATAGAGATGAAGCACCAAATCGAATTTCTCTTGAGCCCAATTTATATAACATAGAAAATACAAACCTACTATTTCCTAAAGATAAATTAGCAGGTGGCACTTGGATTGGAGTTAGCGAAAAAAACAGACTTATTTGTGTGCTTAATGGCGGATTTAAAAACCACCAAAAACAAGATAAATATAGACTTAGCCGAGGTGTTATTGCTAAAGACTTTCTTATTACCGATAATATTGAAGCGTGCATTGAGAATTATAATTTAGAAGATATTGAACCTTTTACTATTGTAATTTCAGATTGGAATTCTCAGTTGAAATTCTACGAATTAGTTTGGGATGGTAGCAATAAACATTTCACAAAACTACCCTTAGAACCTAAAATTTGGTCGTCTTCTACTTTATACAACGCAGACATGAAAACAGAGCGTTTACAATGGTTTGAAAACTATAAACAAGAAAACAAATTAACAGCAAAATCTATTTTAAAATTTCATAAAACTGCAGGTGCCGATAATGATAATTTTGGTGTTATTATGAATCGAGGCTCTATAAAAACTACAAGTATAACTCAAGTTGAAAAAATAAATAATAGTGTAAACATGCGTTATGAAAGTTTACACAACCAAAGCATTTCTAACAAAACATTAAAAACGCCACAAATAGTTAATGGATAA
- a CDS encoding DUF6695 family protein: MDNTGIIITLAYPDTIVLVSKEWFSPFLRFIGVGKKDYLRAGHAALVLIDKETGVLEYHDFGRYITPEPDGRVRGRYTDNELHFPIKAEIKNGKIENLDRILEFLATNPKITHGEGKLVASVCNVIDYKKARKHITMMQNKHFIRYAAFIKNASNCARFVSDVLIASVTKPDMKKNIENSKWFTPSTVGNVLLSNTEEHPFEVSETGEISKFTGSQKSENLRCFLDKLKNHEVNLVGTLIPKPVENLHKNAQWLSGIAAGAWFELHKTDEVSKYRFRRVSPYGNIDVDAFFKIENNAFNHDKTFQFIPYSNCQFFHVKQNETVFKFERIY; this comes from the coding sequence ATGGATAATACCGGAATTATTATAACACTCGCCTATCCTGACACTATTGTATTAGTTTCTAAAGAATGGTTTTCTCCATTTTTAAGGTTTATAGGTGTTGGAAAAAAAGATTATTTACGTGCTGGCCACGCCGCTTTAGTTTTAATTGACAAAGAAACAGGGGTTTTAGAATATCACGATTTTGGTCGCTACATAACACCAGAACCAGATGGTCGTGTACGTGGCAGGTATACTGATAACGAATTACATTTTCCTATAAAAGCTGAAATCAAAAATGGGAAAATCGAAAATTTAGATAGAATTTTAGAATTTTTAGCAACAAACCCAAAAATAACACATGGTGAAGGCAAATTAGTGGCTTCAGTTTGTAATGTTATAGACTATAAAAAGGCTAGAAAGCATATAACCATGATGCAAAACAAGCATTTTATTCGTTATGCTGCCTTTATTAAAAATGCTAGTAATTGCGCACGCTTTGTTTCCGATGTTTTAATCGCTTCGGTTACAAAACCCGATATGAAAAAAAACATTGAAAACTCAAAATGGTTTACACCAAGTACGGTTGGAAATGTACTACTTTCCAATACTGAAGAACATCCTTTTGAAGTTTCCGAAACTGGAGAAATTTCAAAATTCACAGGTTCTCAAAAAAGTGAGAATTTACGATGTTTTTTAGATAAACTTAAAAATCACGAAGTTAATCTAGTTGGAACTTTAATACCAAAACCTGTAGAAAACCTACATAAAAATGCACAGTGGCTATCAGGTATTGCAGCTGGAGCTTGGTTTGAACTTCACAAAACAGACGAAGTTTCAAAATACAGATTTCGACGTGTTTCTCCTTACGGGAATATAGATGTTGATGCTTTTTTTAAAATTGAAAATAACGCTTTTAATCATGATAAAACGTTTCAATTTATTCCATATTCAAATTGTCAATTCTTTCATGTAAAACAAAATGAAACTGTATTTAAGTTCGAAAGAATTTATTAA
- a CDS encoding tetratricopeptide repeat protein — protein sequence MNKFLIFLLLPIWAFCQSSIQDFETMIDNKQYQEVEPLLIKYLENNPNNLKATELLGDTFGYQKKWDEAIGNYKKLVEYKPNTANYHYKYGGVLGMKALSVSKFTALGLIGDIKSAFLKAAELDANHIDTRWALVELYMQLPGVLGGSKNKSLKYAEELEILSKVDGYLAKGYVYEYDDAPELAEKFYKMAIVEGGSLTCFNKLTVFYEKENRPKDAIKNIEEAEGKLKRNALHYQIGKVAAEYNIELGKGEACLNRYLENYSAKDGVPKAWAYYRLAQIETHQKNKEKALRYIDLAITELPEIGVFKEQKEIVLSL from the coding sequence ATGAATAAATTTTTAATTTTTCTTTTGTTACCTATTTGGGCTTTTTGTCAATCGTCTATTCAAGATTTTGAAACGATGATAGATAATAAGCAATACCAAGAAGTTGAGCCTTTACTTATTAAATATTTAGAAAATAACCCGAATAATCTGAAAGCAACCGAGTTGTTGGGCGATACTTTTGGCTATCAAAAAAAATGGGATGAAGCTATTGGAAATTATAAAAAATTAGTTGAATATAAACCTAATACAGCCAATTATCATTATAAATATGGAGGTGTTTTAGGGATGAAAGCACTCTCCGTAAGTAAGTTTACTGCGCTTGGATTAATTGGAGATATAAAAAGTGCGTTTTTAAAAGCGGCTGAATTAGATGCAAACCACATTGATACACGTTGGGCTTTGGTAGAATTGTATATGCAGTTACCGGGCGTTTTAGGAGGAAGTAAAAATAAATCTTTAAAATATGCGGAGGAACTTGAGATACTTTCTAAAGTAGATGGTTACTTAGCTAAAGGTTATGTTTATGAGTATGATGATGCCCCAGAACTTGCTGAGAAGTTTTATAAAATGGCTATAGTTGAAGGTGGTTCTTTAACTTGTTTTAATAAACTTACGGTTTTTTATGAAAAAGAAAATCGACCAAAAGATGCCATAAAAAACATTGAAGAAGCCGAAGGTAAACTTAAGAGAAACGCGTTGCATTATCAAATAGGAAAAGTTGCTGCTGAATATAACATTGAACTCGGTAAGGGGGAAGCTTGCTTAAATAGATATTTAGAAAATTACTCGGCTAAAGATGGCGTACCAAAAGCTTGGGCATATTATAGATTGGCCCAGATTGAGACGCATCAAAAAAACAAAGAAAAAGCTTTAAGATATATTGATTTAGCAATTACTGAATTGCCTGAAATTGGAGTTTTTAAAGAACAAAAGGAAATTGTTTTGAGTCTTTAA
- a CDS encoding alpha-2-macroglobulin family protein: MKNSISILMIILFSNFSSAQNHDYETLWKEVNKFEAEGLPKSALKVVENIEKLAKTSENYPQTIKTMLFKSKFAMVLEEDAQLDIISDFKSKISKSEFPTKNILENILANLYWQYFKQNRWKFYNRTKTSEKVDTNDFRTWDLQTLFNETHLHFQNSLKNGLMLQQEGLEQYDALLNNKIESKLYRPTLFDFLNHSALDFYKTNETHISKPAYKFDIDSTAYLSEAKPFSELKITSKDSTSLQLNALKIYKDLIRFHLKDASPFALADVNIERLKFVNEHATFDNHEALLLDALENENKRLKAHEVSGLYAFETAQIFNQQSQEYQPKTKETNRWKAKEAIKICNTVISKFSKSKAAEKCRVLKTIIERAQLQITAESFLPVQQDTRILVRYKNLNQLQFKTYKVSDKQLEKFNALYNQEDQWEFIEKLTSYKTWESTLKNEKDYQNHSTEILVPKLDNGQYIIVASTLKNSKKNFAFTNIQVTNTALVETQTPQHNIFQCIDRNNGAPIANAEIEFNYNVNYTKETKTEYFTTNSLGEFKIEKKRNNWYRNVRLKIKTTNDLAYFGEYYINRSYTQNEEKVTYKSFLFTDRSIYRPAQTVYFKGIAMKTEDNKSEVLDNQDVEVVLYNTNHEKVKELQLKTNDFGSVSGEFILPNSGLNGAYFIEIKSRSGNIDIRSTAYFSVEEYKRPKFETKFTPVTDTYKINDLINAKGKALAFAGITITDAKVVYRVQRKVQYPNWYYWYRPYFNSEPQEITHGETTTNDKGEFEIKFKAQPDQSIDKSSLPVFKYEITADVTDLNGETRSATTVINVGYHALIATLSVDSVLDKTQKDHLINIDTKNLNGEFIDAKGSIKIYKLKSPNSVLRTRPWEAPDYQDMSSEAFKTLFPHDAFQDEDNSKNWKKGDLVFQKDFNTKTAKTIPLGTIKKWQSGQYLITLESEDKFRQPVKDEIKTTLFSYSDKTLADHQLFSVSTDKDQYSIGEKTKLTFASAAENINVTVSIEKDGEITKSEIIQLNNNKKSITIPVTKNDLGGFTVNYSFAAFNSYQSGSVAISVPYPKSNLEIETVTFRDKLQPGIDENWQFKIKGPQGEKVSAEILASMYDASLDQFKPHAWNFNPIQNPIYYTQNNSRAQTSFGTSHFRVYNDYINARYPEQYYDQLDWFGFNFGRQNQNIMIRGMASVAKKLSGRVAGVQLNREKMPAPEMVMESEMSNLDDTVIVGYGTERKSDITGAVTEVNSDTLSEKNENFDTVQIRKNLQETAFFFPQLKTDEDGNISFSFNTPEALTQWKLQLLAHTKTLESTTKTLTTVTQKELMITPNAPRFLREGDKISISTKISNLTEKELSGQAKLFLTDALTGKDINTDLGIADARKNFKVDAAGNTQVTWSLTIPENVQAVQYKIAAKSGDYSDGEQNALPVLSNRMLVTETLPMWVRSNETKTFTLDKLKNNNSTTLKNHKLTLEVTSNPAWYAVQALPYLMEYPYDCNEQTFSRYYANALASHIANSNPRIQDVFNQWRNTDALLSNLEKNEDLKSILIQETPWLRDAQNETEQKKRIALLFDLNKMNNELQSAINKLEVNQMNSGAWAWFKGGRENRYITQHIITGFGHLKQLSVVEPSGKTSEMILKAINYLDDEFVQEYNDIRKYDKNMDLNLDHLSYTQLHYLYMRSFYPNIKKSKEVETIIKYYGTQIEKYWLSRSLYAKGLMSLISHRNNAPVMASKIIKSLKETSITSEELGMYWKANTNSWFWYQAPIETQALLIEAFSEIENDTETIDNLKIWLLKNKQTNRWKTTKSTTDAVYALLLQGSGWLSVTDAVDIVLGGQKIEPSKLEDVKVEAGTGYYKTSWNTSEIKPEMGEVSISKKGAGIAWGSLYWQYFEDLDKITSAETPLKLNKKLFLKTNTDTGEEISKINKNTHLKVGDLVRVRIELRSDRAMEFIHMKDMRAAGFEPINVISTYKWQDGLGYYESTKDASTNFFFDYLPKGVYVFEYDLRVNNAGNMSNGITTIQSMYAPEFSSHSEGVRVVVE; the protein is encoded by the coding sequence ATGAAAAATTCCATATCTATTTTAATGATTATACTATTTTCAAACTTTTCTTCAGCTCAAAACCATGATTACGAGACGTTATGGAAAGAAGTTAATAAATTTGAAGCTGAAGGTTTACCTAAATCGGCATTAAAAGTTGTTGAAAACATAGAAAAGCTTGCTAAAACTAGCGAAAACTATCCACAAACTATAAAAACAATGCTTTTTAAAAGCAAGTTTGCAATGGTTTTAGAAGAGGACGCTCAACTCGATATTATAAGTGATTTTAAATCTAAAATTTCCAAAAGTGAATTTCCTACTAAAAACATTTTGGAGAATATTTTAGCAAATTTATATTGGCAATATTTTAAACAAAACCGGTGGAAGTTTTATAACAGAACTAAAACTAGCGAAAAAGTAGATACCAACGATTTTAGAACTTGGGATTTACAAACACTTTTTAATGAAACACATTTGCATTTTCAGAATTCGTTAAAAAACGGATTAATGCTACAACAAGAAGGTTTAGAACAATATGACGCTTTATTAAATAATAAAATCGAATCCAAGCTTTATAGACCAACACTTTTTGATTTTTTAAATCACAGTGCTTTAGATTTTTATAAAACTAATGAAACACATATATCCAAGCCTGCGTACAAATTTGATATTGATAGTACAGCGTATTTAAGCGAAGCCAAACCATTTTCGGAACTAAAAATAACATCAAAAGATTCTACTTCACTTCAATTAAACGCTTTAAAAATTTATAAAGATTTAATACGATTTCATTTAAAAGATGCGTCGCCTTTCGCTTTAGCTGATGTAAATATAGAACGCTTAAAATTTGTAAATGAACATGCTACTTTTGATAATCATGAAGCCTTATTACTAGATGCATTAGAAAATGAAAACAAACGCTTAAAAGCACATGAAGTATCTGGTTTATATGCCTTTGAAACTGCACAAATTTTTAATCAGCAAAGTCAAGAATACCAACCAAAAACTAAAGAAACTAACCGTTGGAAAGCTAAAGAAGCTATTAAAATTTGTAATACTGTTATTTCTAAATTTTCAAAAAGTAAAGCTGCTGAAAAATGTAGGGTTTTAAAAACTATTATTGAACGCGCTCAACTTCAAATTACTGCAGAAAGTTTTTTACCTGTTCAACAAGATACTCGCATTTTAGTTAGGTACAAAAACTTAAATCAACTTCAATTTAAAACCTATAAAGTAAGTGATAAGCAGCTCGAGAAATTCAACGCACTTTATAATCAAGAAGATCAATGGGAGTTTATTGAAAAATTAACATCTTATAAAACTTGGGAAAGCACATTAAAAAATGAAAAAGATTACCAAAACCATAGCACCGAAATACTAGTACCAAAATTAGATAATGGCCAATACATTATTGTAGCATCAACCTTAAAAAATAGCAAAAAAAACTTCGCATTTACCAACATACAAGTTACAAATACAGCTTTAGTTGAAACGCAAACACCACAACACAATATTTTTCAATGTATTGACCGAAATAATGGCGCTCCCATTGCCAATGCCGAAATTGAATTCAACTACAATGTAAACTATACAAAAGAAACAAAAACCGAGTATTTCACTACAAACAGTTTAGGAGAATTTAAAATTGAAAAGAAAAGGAATAATTGGTATCGTAATGTGCGATTAAAGATTAAAACCACTAATGATTTGGCCTACTTTGGTGAATATTACATTAATAGAAGCTATACTCAAAATGAAGAAAAAGTAACATACAAATCATTTTTATTTACAGACAGAAGCATTTACAGACCAGCTCAAACGGTTTATTTTAAAGGCATCGCCATGAAAACAGAAGATAACAAATCTGAAGTTTTAGATAATCAAGACGTAGAAGTTGTTCTATATAATACTAATCACGAAAAAGTAAAAGAACTACAATTAAAGACAAACGATTTTGGGTCTGTTTCTGGAGAATTCATTCTACCAAACTCCGGTCTAAATGGCGCTTATTTTATAGAAATCAAATCCCGTTCTGGTAATATTGACATAAGAAGCACTGCTTATTTTTCGGTTGAAGAATATAAGCGTCCAAAGTTTGAAACTAAATTCACCCCTGTTACAGACACTTATAAAATTAACGATTTAATAAATGCTAAAGGTAAAGCCTTAGCCTTCGCAGGCATTACAATTACCGATGCTAAGGTGGTTTATCGTGTACAACGAAAAGTACAATACCCGAACTGGTATTATTGGTATCGTCCGTATTTTAATAGCGAACCACAAGAAATAACGCATGGAGAAACAACCACCAATGATAAAGGTGAATTTGAAATTAAATTTAAAGCACAACCAGATCAAAGTATAGATAAATCGAGCTTACCCGTTTTTAAGTATGAAATTACAGCCGATGTAACAGATTTAAATGGAGAAACTAGAAGTGCAACAACGGTTATCAATGTTGGATACCATGCCTTAATAGCGACTTTGAGTGTTGATTCTGTTTTAGATAAAACTCAAAAAGATCATCTTATTAATATTGATACAAAAAACCTTAATGGTGAATTTATTGATGCTAAAGGTTCTATCAAAATTTATAAGCTGAAGTCACCAAATTCAGTATTAAGAACACGTCCTTGGGAAGCACCCGATTATCAAGATATGTCTTCAGAAGCATTTAAAACCTTATTTCCACACGATGCTTTTCAAGATGAAGACAATTCGAAAAACTGGAAAAAGGGTGACTTAGTTTTTCAAAAAGACTTTAATACTAAAACGGCTAAAACCATTCCGTTAGGAACTATTAAAAAATGGCAGTCGGGTCAATATTTAATTACTTTAGAAAGTGAAGATAAATTTAGACAACCTGTAAAAGATGAAATTAAAACAACATTATTCAGTTATTCTGATAAAACTTTGGCAGACCATCAATTATTTAGTGTTTCTACAGACAAAGATCAATACAGTATTGGAGAAAAAACTAAATTAACGTTTGCTTCTGCAGCTGAAAACATTAACGTTACAGTGTCTATTGAAAAGGATGGAGAAATTACTAAATCTGAAATTATTCAACTTAATAACAATAAAAAAAGCATAACGATTCCTGTTACAAAAAACGACTTAGGCGGTTTTACTGTAAACTATAGCTTTGCTGCATTTAATAGTTATCAATCGGGTTCGGTCGCGATTTCCGTGCCATACCCAAAATCTAATTTAGAAATTGAAACGGTAACTTTTAGAGATAAACTGCAACCAGGAATAGACGAAAATTGGCAATTTAAAATTAAAGGTCCACAAGGTGAGAAAGTAAGTGCAGAGATTTTAGCGAGTATGTATGATGCTTCTCTAGACCAGTTTAAACCACATGCTTGGAATTTTAACCCAATTCAAAACCCAATATATTACACCCAAAATAATAGTCGAGCGCAAACAAGTTTTGGTACGAGTCATTTTAGAGTTTATAATGACTACATAAATGCAAGATATCCTGAACAATATTATGACCAATTGGATTGGTTTGGTTTTAATTTTGGTAGACAAAACCAGAACATCATGATTCGTGGTATGGCAAGCGTAGCTAAAAAACTAAGTGGCCGTGTTGCAGGTGTGCAATTAAATAGAGAAAAAATGCCTGCTCCCGAAATGGTAATGGAAAGCGAAATGTCTAATTTAGATGACACTGTAATTGTTGGCTATGGAACTGAGAGGAAAAGTGATATTACAGGAGCTGTAACAGAAGTAAATTCAGATACTCTTTCAGAAAAAAACGAAAATTTCGACACAGTACAAATCCGTAAAAACCTCCAAGAAACGGCTTTCTTTTTTCCACAGCTAAAAACTGATGAAGATGGAAATATAAGTTTCAGCTTCAATACACCCGAAGCTTTAACCCAATGGAAATTGCAATTGCTAGCACATACAAAAACATTAGAAAGCACCACAAAAACATTAACTACAGTTACCCAAAAGGAACTAATGATTACACCAAATGCGCCACGCTTTTTACGTGAAGGTGATAAAATTTCAATTAGCACAAAAATTTCAAATCTTACAGAAAAAGAACTTTCTGGTCAGGCTAAATTATTTTTAACAGATGCTTTAACAGGAAAAGATATTAATACCGATTTAGGAATTGCTGATGCTCGCAAAAACTTCAAAGTCGATGCTGCAGGAAACACACAAGTAACGTGGAGTTTAACCATTCCAGAAAATGTGCAAGCTGTTCAATATAAAATTGCAGCAAAATCTGGAGATTATAGCGATGGTGAACAAAATGCTTTGCCAGTATTAAGCAACCGTATGTTGGTTACCGAAACATTACCAATGTGGGTAAGAAGCAATGAAACTAAAACATTCACATTAGATAAGTTGAAAAACAATAATTCTACCACTTTAAAAAACCATAAACTAACTTTAGAAGTAACCTCCAACCCGGCTTGGTATGCTGTACAAGCACTACCCTACTTAATGGAATATCCATACGATTGTAACGAGCAAACTTTTAGCCGTTATTATGCGAATGCTTTGGCGAGCCACATTGCAAACTCAAACCCAAGAATTCAAGACGTTTTTAATCAATGGAGAAATACCGATGCCTTACTTTCTAACTTAGAAAAAAATGAAGATTTAAAATCTATTCTAATTCAAGAAACGCCTTGGTTACGTGATGCGCAAAACGAAACTGAACAGAAAAAACGTATTGCTTTATTATTCGATTTAAATAAAATGAATAACGAGTTGCAATCGGCTATTAATAAACTAGAAGTCAATCAAATGAATTCTGGTGCTTGGGCTTGGTTTAAAGGCGGTCGCGAAAATCGATACATTACACAACATATTATTACAGGTTTTGGCCATTTAAAACAACTTTCTGTTGTAGAGCCTAGCGGAAAAACTTCTGAAATGATTTTAAAAGCCATTAATTATTTAGATGATGAATTTGTTCAGGAATATAATGACATCAGAAAATATGATAAGAACATGGATCTAAACTTAGACCATTTAAGTTATACACAATTGCATTATTTATACATGCGAAGCTTCTACCCTAACATTAAAAAATCTAAAGAAGTTGAAACAATTATCAAATATTATGGAACACAAATTGAGAAATATTGGTTAAGTCGCTCGCTTTATGCTAAAGGCCTAATGTCCCTTATTTCTCACAGAAATAATGCTCCCGTTATGGCTTCCAAAATTATAAAATCGCTAAAAGAAACGAGTATTACTTCGGAAGAATTAGGCATGTATTGGAAAGCAAACACCAATTCATGGTTTTGGTATCAAGCACCAATTGAAACACAGGCTTTATTAATTGAAGCCTTTTCTGAAATAGAAAACGATACAGAAACAATTGATAATTTAAAAATCTGGTTACTTAAAAACAAGCAAACCAATCGTTGGAAAACCACCAAATCTACAACCGATGCCGTGTATGCTTTATTACTGCAAGGTAGCGGTTGGTTAAGCGTAACCGATGCTGTCGACATTGTTTTAGGCGGACAAAAAATTGAACCATCAAAACTAGAAGATGTTAAAGTTGAAGCCGGAACGGGTTACTATAAAACATCTTGGAATACTTCGGAAATTAAACCGGAAATGGGAGAAGTTAGTATTTCTAAAAAAGGAGCAGGTATTGCCTGGGGTAGTTTATACTGGCAATATTTCGAAGATTTAGATAAAATTACTTCTGCTGAAACACCTCTTAAATTGAATAAAAAACTATTCTTAAAAACGAATACTGATACTGGTGAAGAAATTTCTAAAATTAACAAAAACACACATTTAAAAGTTGGAGATTTAGTTCGTGTTCGAATAGAACTTAGAAGCGACCGAGCGATGGAATTTATACATATGAAAGATATGCGTGCCGCCGGTTTTGAACCTATAAACGTAATCTCAACTTACAAATGGCAAGATGGCTTAGGCTATTATGAAAGTACTAAAGATGCTAGTACAAACTTCTTTTTCGATTATTTACCAAAAGGTGTTTACGTTTTTGAATATGATTTGCGCGTCAATAACGCCGGAAATATGAGCAATGGCATCACAACGATACAAAGTATGTATGCTCCAGAATTTAGCAGCCATAGTGAGGGTGTACGAGTTGTGGTAGAGTAA
- a CDS encoding DNA/RNA non-specific endonuclease produces MNKRKLLSIAAAIILVVIYGYEHFLNEEEKTEIITEGRQSKSDTNEYFLPTSTTGQIVHHDGYSLSYSEPFEQAEWVAYELKKSHLSKNDFKRPYFEIDKAVNTGAADWRNYKKSGYDRGHLCPAGDRRYTKEAYDETFLTSNISPQKHDFNAGIWNTLEQKVRYWASKYNGVFVVTGGVLKGNMKTIGDEHVAVPNKFYKVLIDNNSGKTKMIAFLMPSVESKQPLYKFVVSVDEVEKLTGIDFFPELEDSLENKLEASSSYKNWSFN; encoded by the coding sequence ATGAATAAAAGGAAGTTATTATCTATCGCTGCCGCTATTATTCTTGTAGTAATTTATGGTTATGAGCATTTTTTAAATGAAGAAGAGAAAACCGAAATTATAACCGAAGGCAGGCAGTCTAAATCGGATACCAACGAGTATTTTTTACCAACAAGTACTACAGGGCAAATTGTGCATCATGATGGGTATTCACTTTCATATAGTGAGCCTTTTGAACAAGCAGAATGGGTGGCTTACGAGTTAAAGAAATCACACTTATCTAAAAACGATTTTAAACGACCGTATTTTGAAATTGATAAAGCGGTAAATACAGGAGCGGCAGATTGGCGTAATTATAAAAAATCGGGTTACGATCGTGGGCATCTTTGTCCTGCGGGAGATAGACGTTATACTAAAGAAGCTTACGATGAGACTTTTTTAACAAGTAATATTAGTCCGCAGAAACATGACTTTAACGCAGGAATTTGGAATACTCTAGAACAAAAAGTGCGTTATTGGGCAAGTAAATACAATGGTGTTTTTGTTGTTACTGGAGGTGTTTTAAAAGGGAACATGAAAACCATTGGTGACGAGCATGTTGCTGTTCCAAATAAGTTTTATAAAGTTTTAATCGATAATAATTCGGGTAAAACTAAAATGATAGCATTTTTAATGCCTAGCGTAGAGTCTAAACAACCTTTATATAAGTTTGTTGTATCTGTGGATGAAGTTGAAAAACTTACAGGAATTGATTTCTTTCCAGAGTTAGAAGATAGTTTAGAAAATAAATTAGAAGCTTCTAGTAGTTATAAGAACTGGAGTTTTAATTAA